From Bacillus basilensis, a single genomic window includes:
- a CDS encoding GNAT family N-acetyltransferase produces the protein MEITLEKATESDATVLFQMQIDSFSPLLNKYKDYETNPANESIEKTIFRINNPNSNFFKMIIGSKLIGAICISQKELPYKFWISPMFIHPIYQGKGIAQKVLILIEEMFPEARSFELATILEEERNCFIYEKMGYKRTEVIKKLNDKTTLIFYKKER, from the coding sequence ATGGAGATTACATTAGAGAAGGCGACAGAAAGTGATGCAACAGTTTTATTTCAAATGCAAATAGACTCATTTAGCCCTCTATTAAATAAATATAAAGACTATGAAACAAACCCAGCAAATGAATCTATTGAAAAAACTATTTTTAGAATAAATAATCCCAACAGTAATTTTTTTAAGATGATAATAGGTTCGAAACTTATTGGAGCGATATGTATATCCCAAAAAGAACTACCTTATAAATTTTGGATCAGTCCAATGTTTATTCATCCAATCTATCAAGGAAAAGGAATTGCTCAGAAGGTACTTATTTTAATTGAAGAGATGTTTCCAGAAGCACGTAGTTTTGAACTTGCTACGATTTTAGAAGAAGAAAGAAATTGTTTTATATACGAAAAAATGGGGTATAAAAGAACAGAAGTAATAAAGAAATTAAATGATAAAACTACACTTATTTTTTACAAAAAAGAAAGGTAA
- a CDS encoding YfiT family bacillithiol transferase, with protein sequence MNDLRYPIGQFTYKRPITEEMIDTWIQEIEDLPNELTKAIKDLDQKQLDTPYRVGGWTVRQVVHHVVDSHMNSYIRFKLALTEKNPTIKPYKEEKWAELPDSKLPVDVSLVMLDSLHKRWVNLLYSLELEDLEKTFNHPETGETKLAATIGLYAWHGRHHTAHITSLRKRLNW encoded by the coding sequence ATGAATGATTTACGTTATCCAATTGGGCAATTTACATACAAACGTCCTATAACTGAAGAAATGATAGATACATGGATTCAAGAAATTGAAGATTTACCTAATGAACTAACGAAGGCAATCAAAGATTTAGATCAGAAACAGTTAGACACACCGTACCGCGTTGGTGGATGGACAGTTCGTCAAGTAGTCCATCACGTTGTTGATAGCCACATGAATAGTTACATACGCTTTAAATTAGCACTAACAGAAAAGAATCCAACGATTAAACCATATAAAGAAGAGAAGTGGGCGGAATTACCTGATTCTAAATTACCAGTAGATGTTTCACTAGTAATGTTAGATTCATTACATAAAAGATGGGTTAACCTTTTATATTCTTTAGAACTTGAAGATCTGGAAAAGACATTTAACCATCCAGAGACTGGTGAAACAAAACTTGCTGCTACAATAGGACTATACGCATGGCACGGACGTCATCATACAGCTCATATAACTTCATTAAGAAAGCGACTAAATTGGTAA
- a CDS encoding GNAT family N-acetyltransferase, protein MKIYIEQLKKHDAKDLFTFELTNKSFFETMVPNRGSQYFDFEYFQKLLDDLLIEQANGDSYFYIIRNEENEIVGRINLVDVDSETRISSLGYRVGEKFTKKGVATAAVKLILDVAKNNKINEVHAKTTTNNLASQIVLEKSGFSSYQNEADTTSVQLNGEHVNFVHYIWRNTSRL, encoded by the coding sequence ATGAAAATATACATAGAACAATTAAAGAAACACGATGCTAAGGATTTATTTACGTTTGAACTTACGAATAAGTCTTTTTTTGAAACAATGGTACCAAATCGTGGCTCGCAATATTTTGATTTTGAATATTTCCAAAAACTACTAGATGATTTGTTAATAGAACAAGCGAATGGAGATTCTTATTTTTATATAATTCGTAATGAAGAAAATGAAATTGTAGGACGAATAAATTTAGTAGATGTAGATTCAGAAACTCGAATCAGTTCGTTAGGTTATCGGGTCGGAGAAAAGTTTACTAAAAAAGGAGTTGCAACAGCAGCTGTAAAATTAATTTTAGACGTAGCGAAAAATAATAAAATTAATGAGGTTCATGCTAAAACAACTACTAATAATCTCGCATCACAAATTGTATTAGAAAAAAGCGGTTTTTCTTCTTATCAAAACGAAGCAGATACAACATCTGTACAATTAAATGGGGAACATGTGAATTTTGTACATTATATTTGGAGAAATACTTCGCGCTTATAA
- a CDS encoding FAD/NAD(P)-binding protein, protein MFNKAIVIGGSIAGKLAAKALSTTFKEVIIIEAGERWDGKASRKRVPQSNHPHVLLKGGEKAIEELFPNITNELIEAGSIVNNFTRDLKWHQFGLWKQPFIGEVHMIQQSRFLLEWHIQKRIHQISNITSKFGTLVEGLLVDGKVNKVRGVKAKCLETGTQEEIQADIVIDASGFSSKSIAWLREYEIEVQEEKVRIDLFYATRMFKLKENETLDCCNMLMSPSFPNNPYGVLIQTIEDNRYFVTFSGYANEKAPQTDEEFYDFAENLSISNVTDFLNKAEAISDIKTYKIPYQVRRRFDLVNNLPDGLLVVGDAHCRFDPVFGQGVSVAAMEAHQLQLLLQRRQKLDNAFTQQFYNETAHIIQTPWEMTTTEISRHPQLKRELTIKQKFQLWYTKQIYQLSATDSDVYIRLVRVMNLIRSPFHLFHPKVLLVVLLKRKK, encoded by the coding sequence ATGTTTAATAAAGCTATTGTTATTGGTGGAAGTATAGCAGGAAAACTCGCAGCAAAAGCATTATCAACTACTTTTAAAGAAGTAATCATTATAGAAGCCGGTGAAAGATGGGATGGAAAAGCTTCGAGAAAAAGAGTTCCACAAAGTAATCACCCTCATGTGTTGTTAAAAGGTGGAGAAAAAGCCATTGAGGAATTGTTTCCTAATATCACTAATGAACTAATTGAAGCAGGTAGTATCGTAAATAACTTTACCCGCGATTTAAAATGGCATCAATTTGGTTTATGGAAACAACCATTCATAGGAGAAGTACATATGATTCAACAAAGTAGGTTTTTGCTTGAATGGCATATCCAAAAACGAATACATCAGATTTCAAATATCACCAGTAAATTTGGAACACTGGTTGAAGGGTTATTAGTAGATGGAAAGGTTAACAAAGTACGTGGAGTAAAAGCTAAATGTTTAGAGACAGGCACGCAAGAAGAAATTCAAGCAGATATTGTTATTGATGCAAGTGGATTTAGTTCAAAAAGCATAGCGTGGTTACGAGAATACGAAATTGAAGTGCAAGAAGAGAAAGTGCGTATTGATTTATTTTACGCAACTAGAATGTTCAAACTTAAAGAAAATGAGACATTAGACTGCTGTAATATGCTAATGTCTCCAAGTTTCCCTAACAATCCGTATGGTGTTCTTATTCAAACGATTGAGGATAATCGTTATTTTGTTACTTTTAGTGGATATGCAAATGAGAAAGCACCACAAACAGATGAGGAATTTTATGATTTTGCTGAAAACCTATCAATTTCTAATGTGACAGATTTTCTAAATAAAGCTGAGGCAATTTCAGATATCAAAACGTATAAAATTCCTTACCAAGTACGTCGGCGATTTGATTTAGTGAATAATTTACCAGATGGGTTGTTAGTAGTTGGAGATGCTCATTGTCGTTTTGATCCTGTTTTCGGGCAAGGTGTTTCAGTTGCTGCTATGGAAGCTCACCAATTGCAGTTACTTTTACAAAGAAGACAAAAGCTCGATAATGCATTTACACAGCAGTTTTATAATGAGACCGCTCATATCATACAAACTCCTTGGGAAATGACAACAACGGAAATATCACGTCATCCACAGCTAAAAAGAGAATTAACGATAAAGCAAAAATTTCAGCTATGGTATACGAAACAAATATATCAACTATCTGCAACGGATTCTGACGTTTATATTCGATTAGTAAGAGTGATGAATTTAATTCGTAGTCCATTTCACCTATTTCATCCAAAAGTACTACTTGTTGTGTTACTGAAACGAAAGAAATAG
- a CDS encoding undecaprenyl-diphosphate phosphatase — protein MNWLEAFILGIIQGLTEFLPISSTGHLYLGRHLFQLDEAGLFLDTMLHIGTLLAVFIYYKKEFIYLIKNPFSKLMLLLIVGTIPAVIIGLLFKDFFEDISKTGITIGWEFLVTGFFLYMADKQKNGRKKMDDITYKDALIIGSFQAAAIFPAISRSGMTIVAALWRKLDRETAAYFSFLLSTPAIVGAIILQFADVFQGKAESISSTSLIVGTLSAAFFGYIAVSWMIQYLKNHSLKVFAYYVWGLGILILTLQFTHVF, from the coding sequence ATGAATTGGTTAGAAGCTTTTATATTAGGAATCATACAAGGTTTAACAGAGTTTTTACCGATAAGTAGTACAGGTCATCTTTATTTAGGAAGGCATTTGTTTCAATTAGATGAAGCAGGCTTATTTTTAGATACAATGCTGCATATTGGGACTTTACTTGCGGTGTTTATTTATTACAAAAAAGAATTTATATATTTAATTAAAAACCCATTTTCAAAGCTCATGTTATTACTTATCGTTGGTACAATACCCGCAGTTATAATTGGTTTATTGTTTAAAGACTTCTTTGAAGATATTTCAAAAACAGGAATCACGATTGGTTGGGAGTTTTTAGTGACCGGATTCTTTCTCTACATGGCAGATAAACAAAAGAATGGTCGTAAAAAAATGGATGATATAACATATAAAGACGCATTAATTATAGGTTCATTTCAAGCGGCTGCTATTTTCCCAGCAATTTCTCGTTCTGGTATGACGATCGTCGCTGCATTATGGAGAAAGTTAGACCGTGAAACTGCTGCTTACTTTTCTTTTTTATTATCAACTCCAGCCATTGTCGGAGCTATCATTTTGCAATTTGCAGATGTTTTTCAAGGGAAAGCAGAATCTATTTCAAGTACATCTTTAATTGTCGGAACGTTATCAGCAGCGTTCTTTGGTTACATAGCCGTTTCATGGATGATACAATATTTAAAAAATCATTCCTTAAAAGTATTCGCGTATTATGTATGGGGATTAGGTATTTTAATTTTAACGTTGCAATTTACTCATGTGTTTTAA
- a CDS encoding nucleotide excision repair endonuclease produces MNLIKINIPEADVSITERKQVIKGDEPIITPINGFIDFHLFPRDKGGIFMFYNINDELLFVGKARKIRQRIKKHFEDNVSPIKNHRDEVYRIDACIVEDPTEREIYETYIINEYKAKYNVDKVFYK; encoded by the coding sequence ATGAACTTGATTAAAATTAATATTCCTGAAGCTGATGTTTCAATTACTGAACGTAAACAAGTTATTAAAGGAGACGAGCCAATCATTACTCCAATTAATGGTTTTATTGATTTCCACTTGTTCCCTAGAGATAAAGGCGGCATTTTTATGTTTTACAATATTAATGACGAACTTCTATTCGTAGGTAAAGCTCGTAAAATTAGACAACGTATTAAGAAGCATTTTGAAGACAATGTATCACCAATTAAAAATCACCGTGATGAAGTATACCGCATCGATGCATGTATCGTAGAAGATCCAACAGAAAGAGAAATCTACGAAACATATATCATTAATGAATATAAAGCAAAGTATAACGTTGATAAAGTATTCTATAAATAA
- a CDS encoding GNAT family N-acetyltransferase, with product MYNVEIRRPNSDDLEELHLFFRIVITNTYKDEGLSQLLDDIENEINMKKQYLKTDFDSNGEKRYFLLAIDTNYDKIIGTIEVGPASTLINSCTGGVLKDLYEIGTVFILPEYQRKGIGSLLLNTMFLTLLSRGITEYCLDSGYKKVQSIWMKKFGEPSYVLKAYWGESSDHMVWKKSLHDTPIIFEL from the coding sequence ATGTATAACGTTGAAATTAGGAGACCGAATTCGGATGATTTAGAGGAACTTCACTTGTTTTTCCGTATAGTTATTACGAATACATATAAAGACGAAGGATTATCACAACTATTGGATGACATAGAAAATGAAATTAACATGAAAAAGCAATATTTGAAAACAGATTTTGATAGTAATGGAGAAAAACGTTACTTTTTATTAGCAATTGATACAAATTACGATAAAATCATTGGAACAATTGAAGTTGGTCCAGCAAGTACATTGATTAATAGTTGTACAGGCGGTGTACTTAAGGATTTGTATGAAATAGGAACTGTATTTATACTTCCGGAGTATCAAAGAAAGGGTATAGGAAGTTTACTACTAAATACAATGTTTCTTACGTTACTTAGCAGAGGAATAACTGAATACTGTTTAGATAGTGGATACAAAAAAGTGCAAAGTATATGGATGAAGAAGTTTGGAGAGCCTAGTTATGTACTGAAGGCCTATTGGGGAGAATCAAGTGATCATATGGTTTGGAAGAAGAGTTTACATGATACACCTATAATATTTGAATTATAA
- a CDS encoding sorbosone dehydrogenase family protein, giving the protein MTKVKVHLRPIVHNINLPTVIKTTILPGESAERLFIATQLGEIFYIGDGAIKTFLNIRQRIITLGTSEEGVSSSGYDERGLLGLAFHPQFNHNGLFYLHYSAAGTQGAGALSEQFKPNPCDPKTLNLKWLNRDTQYDHIDTIEEWNLQSNGQPQKRRTLLNIKRPFFNHNGVNTLNFSPETGKLVFTNGDGGSGYDPFNLSQDDLEIAGKIIEIDVSKNTFINNPPVVTRFNELPLSIQETLTVIVKGVRNITGISFQRFYNQYIKYAGNVGQDIVESIFSFVQYKAIPVTELVKMHVMRLTPKQDGFINFGWRGWEGELPTSFIRHCSDNPALDERTMAYYNETIELSAKRIQPLISYFHKDPRPDKFGGTSLTGVQPYMGTAIPNLNGSVVFTDLARKEDSRPPVKGVLAYTRAGTDGKHTDFHVIETNYDFGTQAAYYMSLGTNLDQTRLYLGVYGSMKVTDFNKGTIFEIIP; this is encoded by the coding sequence TTGACAAAAGTTAAAGTTCATTTACGACCCATTGTTCATAATATAAATTTACCTACTGTAATAAAAACAACTATTCTTCCAGGTGAGTCGGCTGAAAGACTATTTATCGCAACACAATTAGGGGAGATTTTCTACATAGGAGACGGAGCTATAAAAACATTTTTAAATATTCGTCAACGGATTATTACATTAGGTACATCTGAAGAAGGTGTTTCTAGTAGTGGTTATGATGAACGAGGATTGCTAGGACTTGCGTTTCATCCACAATTTAATCATAACGGCTTATTTTATCTTCATTATTCAGCAGCTGGAACTCAAGGAGCCGGTGCACTTTCTGAACAATTTAAACCGAATCCTTGTGACCCGAAAACTTTAAACTTAAAGTGGCTAAATAGAGATACTCAATATGATCATATTGATACAATTGAAGAATGGAATTTACAATCAAACGGTCAACCTCAAAAACGTAGGACATTACTTAATATAAAACGCCCATTTTTTAATCATAATGGAGTGAATACTTTGAATTTCTCTCCTGAAACAGGAAAACTTGTTTTTACAAATGGAGATGGTGGGTCGGGTTATGATCCTTTTAATTTAAGCCAAGATGATTTAGAAATAGCGGGTAAAATAATTGAAATTGATGTAAGTAAAAATACATTCATAAATAATCCTCCAGTTGTTACACGCTTTAATGAACTTCCCCTATCTATACAAGAAACACTTACAGTAATTGTGAAAGGTGTTCGTAATATAACCGGCATTTCATTCCAAAGGTTTTATAATCAATATATTAAATATGCGGGTAATGTCGGACAGGATATTGTAGAGTCTATTTTTTCATTTGTTCAATATAAAGCGATACCGGTTACCGAACTTGTTAAAATGCATGTAATGAGACTCACTCCCAAACAAGATGGTTTTATTAATTTTGGTTGGCGGGGATGGGAAGGGGAATTACCTACTTCTTTTATAAGGCACTGTTCTGATAATCCTGCTTTGGATGAGAGAACAATGGCTTATTATAATGAAACAATAGAATTATCCGCAAAGCGTATTCAGCCACTAATTAGTTATTTTCATAAAGACCCCAGACCAGATAAGTTTGGAGGAACTTCACTAACAGGAGTTCAGCCATATATGGGAACTGCAATCCCGAATTTAAATGGTAGCGTTGTGTTTACCGATCTTGCTAGGAAAGAAGATTCTCGGCCACCAGTAAAGGGTGTTTTAGCATATACTAGAGCCGGTACAGACGGTAAACATACTGACTTTCATGTTATTGAGACCAATTATGATTTCGGTACGCAAGCAGCTTATTATATGAGTTTAGGAACAAATTTGGATCAAACTCGGTTATATTTAGGAGTTTACGGTTCTATGAAAGTAACTGATTTTAACAAAGGTACCATTTTTGAAATTATTCCTTAA
- a CDS encoding serine/threonine protein kinase, with amino-acid sequence MMSINSFVGLIKDELLKEVSIRSEDEFEPVVVNDIPRLWKCLGIGNYAAVFMHREYKDWVVKVYAREGEGIEKESEVYRRIGNHPSYSKLIYKGENFIVLKRLKEITLYDAIHKGIKIPKQVILDINKALEYARKQGLTPCDVHGKNVMMEKGRGYVVDVSDFLKAKEDSKWRDLEKAYFTFYLPFMYKLPFPVKIPYFMLNIVRRSYRKYKKVKKKFKL; translated from the coding sequence ATGATGAGTATAAATAGTTTTGTGGGATTGATAAAGGACGAATTATTAAAAGAGGTAAGCATAAGAAGCGAGGATGAATTCGAGCCTGTAGTAGTTAATGATATTCCTAGACTTTGGAAGTGTTTAGGGATAGGTAATTATGCCGCAGTATTCATGCACAGAGAATACAAAGATTGGGTAGTGAAAGTTTACGCGCGAGAAGGAGAAGGAATTGAAAAGGAGTCAGAAGTATACCGCAGAATCGGAAATCACCCTTCTTATTCGAAGCTTATTTATAAAGGAGAAAATTTCATAGTATTGAAACGTTTAAAAGAAATTACCTTATACGATGCTATTCATAAGGGAATTAAAATTCCTAAACAGGTGATCCTTGATATCAATAAAGCTTTAGAGTATGCAAGAAAACAAGGATTAACTCCTTGTGATGTTCACGGGAAAAATGTGATGATGGAAAAAGGAAGAGGTTATGTAGTCGATGTATCTGATTTCTTAAAAGCAAAAGAAGATAGTAAGTGGAGAGACCTAGAAAAGGCATATTTTACATTTTATTTGCCTTTCATGTATAAATTGCCTTTCCCTGTTAAAATACCGTATTTTATGTTAAACATTGTTAGACGTTCGTACAGAAAATATAAGAAAGTTAAAAAGAAATTCAAATTGTAA
- a CDS encoding NUDIX pyrophosphatase — protein MRAPYQVLIFPYIKTDDSIQYAIFNRSDYGYWQGIAGGGEDGEIPIESAKREAFEEAGITRDCSYIQLDSVSSLPVEDVVGGFLWGDEVYVIKEFSFGVKVPTKNISLSKEHLNYKWLCFEEAVTLLKWDSNKTALWELNKRLLK, from the coding sequence ATGAGAGCACCATATCAAGTATTAATATTTCCTTATATAAAAACTGACGATTCTATTCAATATGCGATTTTCAACCGAAGTGATTATGGTTATTGGCAAGGGATAGCTGGTGGTGGAGAAGACGGTGAGATTCCTATTGAATCAGCAAAACGGGAAGCGTTTGAAGAAGCTGGTATTACAAGAGATTGTTCATATATACAATTAGATTCTGTTTCTTCACTACCAGTAGAGGATGTAGTTGGAGGATTCCTTTGGGGAGATGAGGTTTATGTAATAAAAGAATTTTCTTTTGGAGTTAAAGTCCCTACAAAAAACATCTCATTATCTAAAGAACACTTAAATTATAAATGGTTATGCTTTGAGGAAGCAGTAACGCTTTTGAAATGGGATAGCAACAAAACAGCATTGTGGGAATTAAACAAGAGACTATTAAAATAA
- a CDS encoding FAD-binding oxidoreductase — protein MKSYIVVGAGILGASTAYHLAKTGANVIIVDRQQVGQATDAAAGIVCPWLSQRRNKAWYKIVKGGARYYSSLIQQLEEDGETDTGYNRVGAISLHTDEKKLDQMEERAYKRREDAPEIGEITRLSAEETKKLFPALSEEYSSVHISGAARVNGRLLRNALISAAKKHGATFIKGDAVLVREGNHITGVKVNDATILAEKVIVTAGAWANEILNPLGINFLVTFQKGQIVHLQMENTATENMPVVMPPNDQYILTFDNGHVVIGATHENDTGFDHRVTAGGLNEVFHKALIVAPGLENAKMLETRVGFRPFTPGFLPVIGPLHNFEGILVANGLGASGLTAGPYLGSELAKLALGQLIELDLNDYDVAGAIE, from the coding sequence ATGAAATCGTATATTGTAGTTGGAGCTGGAATTTTAGGAGCATCTACTGCTTATCATCTTGCTAAGACTGGCGCAAACGTTATTATCGTGGATCGTCAACAAGTAGGTCAAGCAACGGATGCAGCAGCAGGTATTGTCTGTCCATGGCTTTCGCAACGTCGTAATAAAGCATGGTATAAAATCGTTAAAGGCGGTGCACGTTACTATTCTTCGTTAATTCAGCAATTAGAAGAAGACGGTGAAACGGATACAGGTTACAACCGTGTAGGTGCAATTAGTTTACATACTGATGAGAAAAAACTAGATCAGATGGAAGAGCGAGCTTATAAACGCCGTGAAGATGCACCAGAGATTGGTGAAATTACGCGTTTATCAGCTGAAGAAACGAAAAAATTATTCCCGGCATTATCAGAAGAATATAGTTCTGTTCATATTAGTGGTGCTGCACGAGTAAATGGAAGATTATTACGCAACGCGTTAATAAGCGCTGCGAAAAAACATGGTGCAACTTTTATAAAAGGCGATGCAGTATTAGTCCGTGAAGGTAATCATATTACGGGAGTTAAAGTAAACGATGCAACAATTTTAGCAGAAAAGGTTATTGTAACTGCAGGTGCATGGGCGAACGAAATCTTAAACCCTTTAGGAATTAACTTCTTAGTTACGTTCCAAAAAGGACAAATTGTTCACCTGCAAATGGAAAATACAGCAACAGAAAATATGCCAGTTGTTATGCCGCCAAATGATCAATACATTTTAACATTTGACAATGGCCATGTCGTAATTGGTGCAACACATGAGAATGATACTGGTTTCGATCACCGTGTAACGGCTGGTGGTTTAAATGAAGTTTTCCATAAAGCATTAATAGTTGCACCTGGATTAGAAAATGCTAAAATGCTTGAAACGAGAGTTGGATTCAGACCATTTACGCCAGGATTCTTACCTGTTATTGGTCCGCTCCATAATTTTGAAGGTATTCTCGTTGCGAACGGATTAGGTGCTTCAGGTTTAACTGCAGGTCCATATTTAGGGTCTGAACTTGCTAAATTAGCGCTGGGACAACTAATTGAATTAGATTTAAATGATTATGACGTTGCTGGTGCAATTGAATAA
- a CDS encoding YdeI/OmpD-associated family protein, with protein sequence MSIIDKLKLNKYTNMVVINEPSDYEVFTGKETVFSKEHDAIFIFVETLDEMVKQTNYIISNEELLIEKGYIFFAYPKKGNSRYSTFIHRDEMFPALNVGEDGYVGESDIKFARMVSMDDIFTVVGLKREKKKATKTPAMSQCVADYADRIQDVEALLANHPNELKFYQSLTPGYKKDWARNLFSVKQEKTREKRFEKMIEVLSQGYKTIDLFRKKKK encoded by the coding sequence ATGTCAATTATCGATAAATTGAAACTTAATAAGTATACGAATATGGTTGTTATTAATGAACCAAGTGATTACGAAGTTTTTACAGGAAAAGAGACTGTATTTTCAAAAGAACACGATGCCATTTTTATTTTTGTAGAAACACTTGATGAAATGGTAAAACAAACGAATTATATTATTAGTAATGAAGAATTACTAATTGAAAAAGGATACATATTCTTCGCATATCCGAAAAAAGGTAATTCTCGCTACAGTACGTTTATTCACCGTGATGAGATGTTTCCAGCATTAAACGTTGGAGAAGATGGATATGTGGGAGAAAGCGATATTAAATTTGCGCGAATGGTAAGTATGGATGACATCTTTACTGTTGTAGGTTTAAAGCGTGAGAAGAAAAAAGCGACGAAAACGCCTGCAATGAGCCAATGTGTAGCTGATTATGCAGATCGAATTCAAGATGTTGAAGCTTTATTAGCTAATCACCCAAATGAACTTAAGTTTTATCAAAGTTTAACACCTGGATACAAAAAAGATTGGGCACGTAATCTGTTTTCTGTAAAACAAGAAAAAACACGTGAAAAACGTTTTGAAAAGATGATTGAGGTTCTATCACAAGGCTATAAAACAATTGATTTATTCCGGAAAAAGAAAAAATAA
- a CDS encoding arylamine N-acetyltransferase: MTNLQHKLFTRLNLVNRSEVKFEELNTILFAFAHAIPFENLDVIASNTNTITMENLQDKILTSSRGGLCYELNTLFYYFLKDCGYDVQLALGTVYKNDINAWALEDGHITIILNYDNVRYLIDVGIASLVPLVPVPFSGESVSSKNGTYRVRGKDTSKGNYVLERKDTNGEWKVCHAFYNHMIDEAVVNDVQKRVIEDEKSIFNKGPIAVKLTESGHVSLTNTSLTEIIDGEKAKREITEDQYRELLYTLFAIEL, from the coding sequence ATGACAAATCTACAACATAAGCTTTTTACAAGATTGAATCTTGTAAACCGTAGTGAAGTGAAGTTTGAAGAATTAAATACAATTCTCTTTGCTTTTGCACATGCTATACCATTTGAGAATTTAGATGTTATAGCAAGTAACACGAATACAATTACTATGGAAAATTTACAGGATAAAATTTTAACTAGTTCCCGCGGCGGGCTTTGTTATGAGTTAAATACTCTTTTTTACTACTTTTTAAAAGATTGTGGTTATGATGTACAACTCGCATTAGGTACCGTATATAAAAATGATATAAACGCTTGGGCACTTGAGGATGGACATATAACGATTATTCTAAATTATGATAACGTACGATACTTAATTGATGTAGGTATTGCTTCATTAGTACCTCTAGTCCCTGTACCTTTTAGTGGTGAGTCAGTTTCTTCTAAAAATGGTACGTATCGAGTGAGAGGAAAAGATACAAGTAAAGGAAATTACGTTCTAGAAAGAAAAGATACGAACGGAGAGTGGAAAGTTTGTCATGCTTTTTATAATCATATGATTGATGAGGCAGTAGTAAATGATGTTCAAAAAAGAGTAATAGAAGATGAGAAATCTATTTTCAATAAAGGGCCCATTGCAGTCAAATTGACGGAATCTGGTCATGTCTCTTTAACAAATACTAGTTTAACTGAAATAATTGATGGTGAAAAAGCGAAACGTGAAATTACAGAAGATCAATATAGAGAGCTTTTATATACTTTATTTGCTATTGAGTTATGA